The Solibacillus sp. FSL W7-1464 genome contains a region encoding:
- a CDS encoding 2-oxoglutarate dehydrogenase E1 component: protein MSNNVLPAGSPWSAFSGPNLGYVLEQYDLFLQSPEEVEPELVELFQAYGGPVFADGQQPVATASVAGTGDYKKVLAAVKLAESIREYGHLAADLYPLKNRQLDTSRIEESVFNLTAADLQAIPASVFFANVPAGVTNGKEAIDYLKSVYTDKIGVEVAHLQNAEERAWIEAQVEGGTFKTTLSAEEKKAVLERLTRIENFEKFIHKTFVGQKRFSGEGLDTQIILLDEIIKSSETKGVKNVRIGMAHRGRLNVLTHVLNKPYDMMFSDFAHVSNDLFFPEDGKLEITKGWTGDVKYHMGASYTHDSGLNVKLAYNPSHLEVGNPIVIGSVRAAQDEVSAAGVAKHDPSNAFGIILHGDAAFAGQGIVTEGFNFSQTEGFTTGGTVQIIANNMIGFTTELHDSRSSTYSSDPAKGYDIPVIHVNADSPETVAAVGRFVAEYRAKFKKDIVIDLIGYRRYGHNETDDPTVTNPETYKLVAKHEPIRALYGAELAEAGILSADEVKALDTAIYAEMQAAYDHVKEMAEKDEHLTPDMPEELKIEFPEIDTKVDAERLAKVNEDLLVFADGFEPQNKLGKILAKRRDAFADGKIDWGHAETLAYATITQDGTPVRFTGQDAQRGTFSQRHLVLHDKNNGSEFTPLHHIEGAKASFTVYNSPLTEAGVVGFEYGYNLENQNVLSVWEAQFGDFANMAQVMFDNFISSARAKWGQKSGFVLLLPHGYEGQGPEHSSSRMERFLQLSAENNWFVANCSNAGNYYHLLRRQAALLGTEGVRPLVVVSPKSLLRHPLAAATAEQLATGRFQEVIEQEGLGKNTEAVEKVVLGTGKVMIDLAERVKDGEGLDHLHIIRVEQIYPFPAQQVKDIIARFPNVKEIVWVQEEPKNQGSWTYVLETLYDIAEGKKVRYVGRPAMSSTSEGDGDSHKAAQAKLVNEALEK, encoded by the coding sequence ATGTCGAACAATGTATTACCTGCAGGTTCTCCATGGTCAGCGTTTTCTGGTCCTAACTTAGGTTATGTATTAGAGCAGTATGACTTATTCCTGCAATCTCCTGAAGAAGTAGAACCGGAATTAGTGGAATTATTCCAAGCTTACGGTGGTCCTGTATTCGCAGATGGTCAACAACCGGTTGCAACAGCATCAGTAGCAGGTACTGGAGACTACAAAAAAGTATTAGCAGCCGTTAAGTTGGCAGAATCAATCCGTGAATACGGTCATTTAGCAGCAGATTTATACCCATTAAAAAATCGTCAATTAGATACTTCACGCATTGAAGAAAGCGTATTCAATTTAACAGCAGCAGATCTGCAGGCTATTCCTGCATCAGTATTTTTTGCAAATGTTCCTGCAGGTGTTACAAACGGTAAGGAAGCAATTGATTATTTAAAATCTGTTTATACAGATAAAATTGGTGTGGAAGTTGCACATTTACAAAATGCGGAAGAACGTGCTTGGATCGAAGCGCAAGTTGAAGGCGGTACGTTCAAAACAACGTTATCTGCTGAAGAAAAGAAAGCAGTATTAGAGCGTTTAACACGCATTGAAAACTTTGAAAAATTCATTCATAAAACATTTGTAGGTCAAAAACGTTTCTCTGGAGAAGGTCTGGATACTCAAATCATTTTATTGGATGAAATTATCAAATCATCTGAAACTAAAGGTGTAAAAAACGTTCGAATTGGTATGGCACACCGTGGTCGTTTAAACGTATTAACTCACGTATTAAATAAACCGTACGATATGATGTTCTCTGATTTCGCCCATGTTTCTAATGATCTTTTCTTCCCTGAAGACGGTAAATTGGAAATTACAAAAGGCTGGACTGGCGACGTTAAATACCATATGGGTGCATCTTACACTCATGATTCTGGATTGAACGTTAAATTAGCTTACAACCCATCTCACCTGGAAGTAGGAAACCCGATTGTAATCGGTTCTGTACGTGCAGCACAAGACGAAGTATCAGCAGCAGGTGTTGCAAAACATGATCCATCAAATGCATTCGGTATCATCCTGCACGGTGACGCGGCATTCGCTGGTCAAGGGATTGTAACGGAAGGCTTCAACTTCTCTCAAACAGAAGGATTCACAACAGGCGGTACAGTTCAGATTATCGCGAACAACATGATTGGTTTCACAACTGAATTACATGATTCACGTTCATCTACTTATTCGTCTGACCCTGCAAAAGGTTATGACATTCCGGTTATTCATGTAAACGCTGACAGCCCTGAAACAGTGGCAGCTGTTGGTCGCTTTGTGGCGGAATACCGTGCGAAGTTCAAAAAGGATATCGTAATCGACTTAATCGGTTACCGCCGTTACGGTCATAACGAAACGGACGATCCAACAGTAACAAACCCTGAAACATATAAATTAGTTGCAAAACATGAGCCGATTCGCGCATTATATGGTGCTGAATTAGCAGAAGCTGGTATTTTATCTGCAGATGAAGTTAAAGCTTTGGATACTGCTATTTATGCGGAAATGCAAGCTGCGTATGATCATGTAAAAGAAATGGCAGAAAAAGACGAGCATTTAACGCCTGATATGCCGGAAGAACTAAAAATCGAATTCCCTGAAATCGATACTAAAGTAGATGCTGAGCGTCTGGCTAAAGTAAATGAAGATTTACTTGTCTTTGCAGATGGCTTCGAACCGCAAAACAAGTTAGGGAAAATTTTAGCAAAACGCCGTGATGCTTTCGCAGATGGCAAAATTGACTGGGGTCATGCTGAAACACTAGCATATGCAACTATCACTCAAGATGGTACACCGGTTCGTTTCACTGGTCAGGATGCACAACGTGGTACGTTCTCTCAACGTCACCTAGTATTGCATGATAAAAATAATGGTTCTGAATTCACTCCATTACATCACATTGAAGGTGCAAAAGCATCATTCACTGTTTACAACTCACCACTTACAGAAGCGGGTGTAGTAGGGTTTGAATACGGGTATAATTTAGAAAACCAAAATGTACTATCTGTATGGGAAGCACAATTCGGTGACTTTGCAAACATGGCGCAAGTAATGTTTGATAACTTCATCTCAAGTGCACGCGCTAAATGGGGTCAAAAATCTGGATTCGTACTTCTATTACCACATGGTTATGAAGGTCAAGGTCCGGAACACTCATCAAGCCGTATGGAACGATTCCTGCAATTATCTGCAGAAAATAACTGGTTCGTAGCAAACTGTTCAAATGCAGGCAACTACTACCACTTATTACGCCGTCAAGCTGCATTATTAGGTACAGAAGGTGTTCGTCCATTAGTAGTGGTTTCTCCAAAATCACTTTTACGTCACCCACTTGCTGCAGCTACTGCTGAACAGCTTGCAACTGGTCGCTTCCAGGAAGTAATCGAGCAAGAAGGTTTAGGCAAAAACACAGAAGCGGTTGAAAAAGTAGTGCTTGGTACTGGTAAAGTAATGATCGATTTAGCTGAACGCGTGAAAGACGGCGAAGGACTGGATCACTTACACATTATTCGCGTAGAACAAATTTATCCATTCCCTGCACAACAAGTGAAAGATATTATCGCTCGTTTCCCGAACGTCAAAGAAATTGTTTGGGTACAGGAAGAACCAAAAAACCAAGGTTCATGGACATATGTTCTTGAAACACTATATGATATCGCAGAAGGTAAAAAAGTGCGCTATGTAGGACGTCCTGCAATGAGCTCAACTTCTGAAGGCGATGGCGATTCACATAAAGCAGCACAAGCTAAATTAGTGAACGAAGCACTTGAAAAGTAA
- a CDS encoding GNAT family N-acetyltransferase, which yields MLKQRELHETAELYELLRHPSVFPFVRQKATSAEEYLFMTKQLIEEEQNGLTISRTIVDDWGAPIGTISIFDIQDGAGFLGTWIGKPFQGIGYNQKAKLAFLNELFFDYDFHTVFLRIREENARSQAAALKLPYVVDAEQTNPSLYQEINQGVNKFRLFKIPKDLFYLTTAHTLEEAEEQAM from the coding sequence ATGTTAAAACAGAGAGAACTTCACGAAACAGCAGAATTATACGAATTATTACGTCATCCGTCTGTGTTTCCATTCGTACGTCAGAAAGCGACATCAGCCGAAGAGTACTTATTTATGACTAAGCAATTAATCGAAGAAGAGCAAAACGGATTAACGATTTCACGTACAATTGTAGATGATTGGGGCGCTCCCATCGGTACGATAAGTATTTTTGATATCCAAGATGGCGCAGGCTTTTTAGGAACGTGGATCGGTAAACCATTTCAAGGCATCGGTTATAATCAGAAAGCGAAATTAGCGTTTTTAAATGAACTATTTTTCGACTATGATTTCCATACAGTATTTTTACGGATTCGTGAAGAAAATGCCCGTTCTCAGGCAGCTGCATTAAAATTACCTTATGTAGTTGATGCTGAGCAGACAAATCCTTCACTTTACCAGGAAATTAATCAAGGCGTAAATAAATTCCGCCTATTTAAAATCCCAAAAGATCTGTTCTATTTAACAACTGCACATACGCTTGAGGAAGCAGAAGAACAGGCAATGTAA
- a CDS encoding CobW family GTP-binding protein, with protein sequence MKDVYLFSGFLGSGKTSMLTDVIRQLKEADLKPAVIMNELGKLPFDSQAVEQDVPLKEMLEGCICCSGAEKTEAQIQSLLHDQEFDVLIIETTGAAHPVEALDAVYSPLFADKLNIKGIVTVADSRLWLDRTSLTPQVRSLFMEQIRHAHLLLANKTDLLTESEQAQVVYELQGFNANAFILQTTNGRVPLKLLQNMQSTARVSKEDIVSARIGESFNLGSRLVRFDTSFTQEQFEDWVRTLPDTVYRMKGYVPIEGVKNPMLFQYAYGMVQWLPEYIKMEPNLVIIGENINNLEVISQS encoded by the coding sequence ATGAAGGATGTATATTTATTTAGCGGATTTTTAGGAAGCGGAAAAACGTCCATGTTAACCGATGTCATTCGCCAGTTGAAAGAAGCCGATTTGAAGCCGGCAGTTATTATGAACGAATTAGGGAAGCTTCCATTTGATTCACAGGCAGTGGAACAGGATGTACCATTGAAAGAAATGTTGGAAGGCTGTATTTGCTGCAGCGGAGCGGAAAAAACGGAAGCGCAAATCCAATCGCTCTTACACGATCAGGAATTTGATGTACTTATAATAGAAACAACTGGTGCTGCCCACCCTGTTGAAGCTCTGGATGCAGTCTATTCGCCTTTATTTGCGGATAAGTTAAATATTAAAGGAATTGTGACGGTGGCGGACAGTCGGTTATGGTTAGACCGTACAAGCCTTACACCACAGGTACGGTCTCTATTCATGGAACAAATTCGTCATGCCCACCTTTTATTGGCAAATAAAACGGATTTGCTTACGGAATCGGAACAGGCACAAGTAGTCTATGAGCTGCAAGGATTTAATGCAAATGCTTTCATCCTCCAGACGACAAATGGCCGAGTACCGTTGAAGTTATTGCAGAATATGCAGTCTACTGCTCGTGTTTCCAAAGAAGACATTGTGTCAGCGCGTATAGGGGAAAGCTTTAATTTAGGTTCACGTCTCGTGCGATTTGATACAAGCTTTACACAAGAACAGTTTGAAGATTGGGTTCGAACTTTGCCGGATACGGTTTACCGTATGAAAGGCTATGTACCGATTGAAGGCGTCAAAAATCCAATGTTGTTCCAATATGCTTATGGAATGGTCCAATGGCTGCCGGAATATATTAAGATGGAACCGAATTTGGTCATCATCGGAGAGAACATCAACAATCTTGAAGTTATCTCTCAATCTTAA
- a CDS encoding HAMP domain-containing sensor histidine kinase, with product MKNKFLNLSLKSKWMLAVGVTIFVSYALISVVLYIALQTWLIHNEEKNALRTVDDMTTYFESQGNTVTVQALQNNTALMKAILNQEQTVRVFNLDGIEVMRINDTAPAAQLPHAQNYFSTMIEKQTISGSENYVIHRVVQIGQFQGIMQLIHPLATFQSMMNYILTTIFIIGFGAIVFSVMISYYLANILMKPLVQLRDAMSFVRKNGFTAQPEFDYTAKDEIGDLLYMYRTLMNELEISFTKQQQFVADASHELRTPIQVIEGHLSLIKRWGKDEPEVMEESLNTSLTEIARMRKMIEELLQLARREQADEQASADIEQVYEQVKEELLQLYPNAEFHLAVKGDKSAASITEHALAQIFRNILSNSIRYNSNVPDLHVTIDYNELQSPISVTIEDNGIGISEQHLPHVFDRFYRVDASRTNRVAGTGLGLSITKMLADKYEVEIDIESELQKGTFFYLKFLKK from the coding sequence ATGAAAAATAAATTTTTGAACCTTTCTTTAAAATCAAAGTGGATGCTTGCGGTAGGTGTAACAATCTTCGTTAGCTATGCCCTCATATCTGTCGTTTTGTATATTGCACTGCAAACATGGCTAATTCATAATGAAGAAAAAAATGCATTGCGAACGGTTGATGATATGACAACCTACTTCGAATCACAAGGGAATACTGTTACAGTACAGGCACTGCAAAACAATACCGCTTTAATGAAAGCCATTTTAAATCAGGAACAAACGGTGCGTGTATTTAATCTGGATGGTATCGAAGTAATGCGAATTAATGATACCGCACCAGCTGCACAACTTCCTCACGCTCAAAATTATTTTTCGACGATGATCGAAAAGCAGACGATTTCAGGGTCTGAAAACTACGTCATCCACCGAGTTGTTCAAATCGGACAATTTCAGGGAATCATGCAACTGATTCACCCGTTAGCAACATTCCAATCGATGATGAACTATATTTTGACGACGATTTTCATTATTGGATTCGGTGCCATTGTATTTTCGGTTATGATCAGCTATTATTTGGCGAATATACTGATGAAACCGCTTGTACAGTTACGTGACGCCATGAGTTTTGTCCGAAAAAACGGTTTTACTGCACAACCTGAATTTGATTATACGGCAAAAGATGAAATTGGCGATCTGCTGTATATGTACCGTACTTTAATGAATGAACTTGAAATTTCATTTACAAAGCAGCAGCAGTTTGTCGCAGACGCCTCGCATGAACTGCGAACGCCGATTCAAGTCATTGAAGGTCATCTATCATTAATCAAACGGTGGGGTAAGGATGAACCGGAAGTAATGGAAGAATCATTAAACACTTCATTAACCGAAATCGCGCGAATGAGGAAAATGATTGAAGAGCTATTGCAATTGGCAAGAAGGGAGCAAGCGGATGAACAGGCTTCTGCTGATATAGAACAAGTATATGAACAAGTAAAAGAAGAATTATTGCAACTGTATCCTAACGCTGAGTTTCACCTGGCTGTTAAGGGTGATAAATCGGCCGCCTCCATTACCGAACATGCGCTAGCGCAAATCTTTAGAAATATTTTAAGTAATAGTATACGATATAATAGCAATGTTCCAGATCTTCATGTAACAATCGATTATAATGAATTGCAGTCTCCGATATCCGTTACGATAGAAGACAATGGGATAGGAATTTCCGAACAGCATTTACCGCATGTTTTTGACCGGTTTTACCGGGTTGATGCATCACGAACAAATCGAGTCGCCGGTACCGGACTAGGATTGAGTATTACGAAAATGCTCGCAGACAAATATGAAGTGGAAATTGATATCGAAAGTGAATTACAGAAAGGTACCTTTTTTTACCTGAAATTTCTTAAAAAATGA
- a CDS encoding undecaprenyldiphospho-muramoylpentapeptide beta-N-acetylglucosaminyltransferase: MNEKTIILTGGGTAGHVSLNEAIIPSLQEAGYNVHYIGSHDGIEKELISNAFPSLPYHSILSGKLRRYFSVQNFTDPFKVMAGVTQAFSIIKKVKPTVIFSKGGFVSVPVVIAAKLANIPVVVHESDVTPGLANKISLPFASHIFTVFKETMKHLPSDKSTCTGSIIRQQLFEGNRERGLALCGFTTEKKVLLVMGGSLGSVIINDALRENLPALLENYQIIHLCGKGNADKKLDNLQGYCQFEYVTTELPDLMYATDFVVSRAGSNSIFEFLALHKPMLLIPLSAAKSRGDQILNANLFKKQGFAQVLDEEKLTKESFLQAIRLLEQKAEEMIDQMLEVEHPKTPKEMVALITQYEK; this comes from the coding sequence ATGAACGAAAAAACAATTATTTTAACAGGCGGGGGTACGGCCGGTCACGTATCACTAAATGAAGCGATTATCCCTTCATTGCAGGAAGCGGGGTATAATGTCCATTATATAGGCTCCCATGATGGGATTGAAAAGGAACTCATTTCAAATGCGTTTCCTTCATTACCCTATCACAGTATATTGAGCGGAAAACTGCGCCGTTATTTTTCAGTACAGAATTTTACAGATCCATTTAAAGTAATGGCAGGAGTTACACAGGCCTTCTCGATTATAAAAAAGGTTAAGCCTACTGTAATCTTTTCTAAAGGCGGATTCGTATCAGTGCCTGTAGTTATTGCGGCAAAACTGGCAAATATCCCGGTTGTTGTCCATGAATCAGATGTGACACCTGGTTTAGCGAACAAGATTTCATTGCCGTTCGCCTCCCATATTTTTACGGTTTTTAAAGAAACGATGAAACATTTACCGAGCGACAAATCTACTTGCACAGGCTCGATCATTCGTCAGCAGCTATTTGAAGGGAATCGTGAGCGTGGCTTGGCGTTGTGTGGATTTACAACTGAAAAAAAAGTTCTGCTTGTCATGGGCGGAAGTTTAGGATCGGTTATTATTAATGATGCGCTTCGTGAAAATTTGCCTGCACTTCTTGAGAACTATCAGATTATCCACTTATGCGGTAAAGGGAACGCCGATAAAAAACTTGATAATCTGCAAGGCTACTGTCAGTTTGAATATGTGACAACAGAATTGCCGGATCTAATGTATGCGACTGATTTTGTTGTGTCGCGTGCCGGGTCGAATTCGATTTTTGAATTTTTAGCACTTCATAAGCCGATGCTGCTTATTCCTTTATCAGCAGCCAAAAGCCGCGGCGATCAGATTTTAAATGCCAACTTATTTAAAAAACAGGGCTTTGCACAAGTATTGGATGAAGAGAAACTGACAAAAGAATCATTCCTGCAGGCGATACGATTACTTGAACAGAAAGCGGAAGAAATGATTGATCAGATGCTCGAAGTCGAACATCCGAAAACACCGAAAGAAATGGTCGCTTTAATCACCCAGTATGAAAAATAG
- a CDS encoding diguanylate cyclase domain-containing protein: MVSSIFSMDLLNLLYKNSNDAVFFMEKINEKYRYIFVNDAAANLINTNPCGKTIEQVIPPHLAKTIIHHYNLTIEQNKQVEFEDFTYKKMNVRKQRTTTIPVVQDGKNYILAVTKDVSMSIELEDKYLFMRSLFSNSFLSTILVSNELQLLEANTTFLEEFNIQMEDASRISLLEMPFIDKKTAKKLKSYLKRARLGENVQSKMLFFIDKYNEQRCFTASFSSLTSNGENIAVFIILQEITEFVKQGQALRTASHGLEMFKNAISSLADVIFTDADGIIMDVNERVIENTGYNREELIGKPHHFLHSTYQSDSASMGYLQKVSKEEIWRDEVSNRKKNGDIYWVDSTMIPLKNELGEVEQFLMVQYNISSEKRLMSELYIIERNFRAITENTNDFIVVTDRYGKIKYASPSYSRKLGYRERELLGLPYDRLLKPESVPLWHDALNPKTVDVVEEQKIELLLYKKDKSTIWTEGNYTLTFDLTHHEITEIVMVSREITERKQLEDKLTYLAYHDSLTQLGNRRKLYKDFPELKTEADEADTCLAIFYLDGDNFKQVNDVYGHDVGDEFLIQFGNSLVHSVRNEDLVIRLGGDEFLIVLTGLSIYEKERSVQLAHIMDRIKENLQIGWMIRGVHFSPTASMGFSIYPKDSKSLDVLIDLADQALYKEKKSSVK, encoded by the coding sequence ATGGTGAGTTCCATTTTTTCAATGGATCTATTGAATTTGTTATATAAAAATAGTAATGATGCTGTGTTTTTTATGGAGAAAATAAATGAAAAGTATCGTTATATTTTTGTTAATGATGCTGCAGCAAATCTGATTAATACCAATCCCTGCGGCAAAACGATCGAGCAGGTAATCCCGCCCCATTTAGCAAAAACAATTATACATCACTATAATTTAACAATCGAACAAAATAAACAAGTTGAATTTGAAGATTTCACTTATAAAAAAATGAACGTACGAAAACAAAGAACGACCACTATTCCAGTAGTACAAGACGGTAAGAATTATATATTGGCAGTAACAAAAGATGTATCGATGAGTATTGAACTTGAAGATAAATATTTATTTATGCGCTCCTTATTTTCTAATTCATTTTTATCAACGATATTAGTCTCCAATGAACTGCAATTACTAGAAGCAAACACAACTTTTTTGGAAGAGTTCAATATTCAGATGGAAGATGCTTCCCGGATAAGTTTGTTAGAAATGCCTTTTATAGATAAAAAAACGGCAAAAAAATTAAAAAGCTATTTAAAACGGGCACGCCTAGGAGAAAATGTCCAATCAAAAATGCTGTTTTTTATCGATAAATACAATGAACAGCGATGTTTTACTGCTTCATTCTCTTCGCTGACAAGTAATGGTGAAAATATTGCCGTATTTATTATATTACAAGAGATTACGGAATTTGTTAAACAAGGACAGGCATTGCGTACAGCATCGCATGGCCTGGAAATGTTCAAAAATGCGATCAGTTCTTTGGCTGACGTTATATTCACGGATGCTGACGGAATTATAATGGACGTTAATGAGCGGGTTATTGAAAATACAGGCTATAACCGCGAAGAATTAATCGGTAAGCCGCACCATTTTCTACACTCAACCTATCAGTCCGACTCCGCTTCGATGGGTTATTTGCAAAAAGTCAGTAAAGAAGAAATTTGGCGTGATGAAGTGAGCAACCGTAAAAAGAATGGCGATATTTATTGGGTGGACTCGACAATGATTCCTTTAAAGAATGAACTCGGAGAAGTCGAGCAGTTTTTAATGGTTCAGTATAATATTTCGTCTGAAAAGCGATTAATGTCCGAACTCTATATAATAGAGCGTAATTTCAGAGCGATTACTGAAAATACAAATGATTTTATCGTTGTAACTGACCGCTACGGGAAGATTAAATATGCTTCACCATCGTATTCGAGGAAATTAGGCTATCGGGAACGTGAGCTGCTTGGTTTACCTTATGATCGATTGCTGAAGCCTGAAAGTGTTCCTTTATGGCATGATGCATTAAACCCTAAAACTGTTGATGTTGTGGAAGAACAAAAAATTGAATTGCTTTTGTATAAAAAAGATAAAAGCACGATCTGGACGGAAGGGAATTATACGCTAACGTTTGATTTGACACATCATGAAATCACGGAAATCGTCATGGTTTCAAGAGAAATAACCGAGCGCAAGCAGCTGGAGGATAAATTGACCTATTTAGCCTATCATGATAGCCTGACGCAGCTTGGGAATCGACGGAAACTATACAAGGACTTTCCGGAACTTAAAACAGAGGCGGACGAGGCGGATACATGCCTCGCTATTTTCTACCTTGACGGTGATAATTTTAAACAAGTGAATGATGTGTATGGACATGATGTGGGGGATGAGTTTTTAATACAATTCGGAAATTCGCTCGTCCACAGCGTGCGTAATGAAGATCTCGTTATAAGACTGGGCGGAGACGAATTTTTAATTGTTTTAACAGGGCTGTCCATTTACGAAAAAGAACGCTCTGTTCAATTAGCTCATATTATGGACAGGATCAAAGAAAATCTGCAAATTGGATGGATGATAAGAGGCGTGCATTTTTCACCAACCGCCTCGATGGGTTTTTCGATTTATCCAAAAGACAGTAAGAGTTTGGATGTCCTTATCGATTTAGCAGACCAGGCATTATACAAGGAAAAAAAATCTTCCGTCAAGTAA
- the dapF gene encoding diaminopimelate epimerase yields the protein MNIQLKKVHGSGNTFYLYEALYDEQFDFVKITKQLCHPSNDGGADGLLLVLPSSVADAKMRVINADGSEASMCGNGLRCVARYVCEKLNVDEAVMETMHACLKVKREASIFEQLPTYSVEISPISFELSSLPMKIDNKQQLCHEVIPALSKDIPFTAISVPNPHLIGIVGKEYIENTAHQQQLAAYLNSVNEYCPDGVNVSYVQPLSSEEIFVRTFERGVGFTNACGTAMTASALVASIEGYVTNNKVTVYNPGGFVQCEVSKTEDSWELSLIGNATVLGDYEFEIQGETIKLIHLHPAKEQIQYERCKTFVKDKIESFL from the coding sequence ATGAATATTCAATTAAAAAAAGTCCATGGTTCCGGAAATACATTTTATTTATACGAAGCATTATATGATGAACAATTTGATTTTGTGAAAATCACCAAACAATTATGTCATCCTTCTAATGATGGGGGCGCGGACGGCTTACTACTGGTGCTTCCTTCATCCGTAGCAGATGCAAAAATGCGCGTCATCAATGCAGACGGCTCGGAAGCTTCGATGTGCGGAAATGGATTGCGCTGCGTCGCACGTTATGTCTGCGAAAAATTAAATGTCGATGAAGCGGTTATGGAAACGATGCATGCCTGTTTGAAAGTGAAACGAGAGGCCTCCATTTTTGAACAGCTTCCTACATATTCTGTAGAAATTTCGCCAATCTCATTTGAATTGTCATCATTGCCGATGAAAATAGACAACAAACAACAATTGTGCCATGAAGTCATACCTGCTCTTTCAAAGGACATTCCATTTACTGCGATTTCTGTACCGAACCCGCATTTAATCGGAATTGTAGGTAAAGAATATATCGAAAATACAGCACATCAGCAACAGCTCGCTGCCTATTTGAACAGCGTAAATGAATATTGCCCGGACGGAGTGAATGTAAGCTATGTCCAGCCATTATCTTCTGAAGAAATATTTGTCAGAACATTCGAACGGGGAGTAGGCTTTACCAATGCTTGCGGCACTGCAATGACTGCTTCCGCATTGGTTGCTTCTATTGAAGGCTACGTTACAAACAATAAAGTAACTGTCTATAATCCAGGTGGCTTTGTTCAATGTGAAGTTTCAAAAACTGAGGATAGCTGGGAATTGTCGCTTATCGGAAATGCAACAGTGTTAGGGGATTATGAGTTCGAAATTCAAGGTGAAACAATAAAATTAATCCATCTTCATCCTGCAAAAGAGCAAATTCAATATGAAAGATGTAAAACTTTTGTGAAAGATAAAATAGAAAGCTTTCTGTAG
- a CDS encoding response regulator transcription factor has protein sequence MKQKILIVEDEKNIARFLELELKHEQFETVVVYDGRAGLEMAESEPFDCVLLDVMLPQLNGIEVCRRIRKTSDVPILLITARDEVMDRVSGLDAGADDYIVKPFAIEELLARIRSILRRVQHTQKSKQLLLRDLEIDVDAYEVRFENNKIELTRKEFDLLKLLVENRNHVCTRERILEMVWGFDTEVETNVVDVYIRHLRSKLQTENTPYIETVRGVGYVMRG, from the coding sequence ATGAAACAAAAGATTTTAATTGTTGAAGATGAAAAAAATATAGCACGTTTCCTTGAGCTGGAACTTAAACACGAGCAATTTGAAACCGTTGTTGTATATGATGGAAGGGCGGGTCTGGAAATGGCGGAAAGTGAACCATTTGATTGTGTTTTGCTCGATGTCATGCTGCCGCAATTAAACGGAATCGAAGTATGTCGCAGAATACGAAAAACAAGTGATGTACCGATTCTGTTGATTACAGCACGCGATGAAGTGATGGATCGTGTTTCAGGGTTGGATGCCGGAGCGGATGATTATATCGTAAAACCATTTGCTATAGAAGAATTACTGGCACGGATTCGTTCGATTTTGAGGAGAGTCCAGCACACCCAAAAATCTAAACAACTCCTTTTAAGAGATTTGGAAATCGATGTGGATGCATATGAAGTGAGATTTGAAAATAATAAAATTGAGCTAACAAGAAAAGAGTTCGATTTATTGAAACTGCTTGTGGAGAACAGAAATCATGTATGTACTCGTGAACGTATTTTAGAAATGGTTTGGGGATTCGATACGGAGGTAGAAACTAATGTAGTGGATGTATATATTCGCCATTTACGTTCAAAACTGCAAACAGAAAATACTCCGTACATTGAGACAGTACGTGGTGTTGGATATGTGATGCGCGGGTGA